The following are encoded together in the Salvia hispanica cultivar TCC Black 2014 chromosome 6, UniMelb_Shisp_WGS_1.0, whole genome shotgun sequence genome:
- the LOC125195498 gene encoding polygalacturonase-like, which translates to MAISRMLQIIIVIFLHYFSASILAANPTYNVFSYGAKADGKSDCTKAFQVAWDAACASVSPATIYVPQGRYILGNAYFDGSKCKNNATTIQIDGTLSAPTNYNVIGNSVHWLKFKRVTGVSIRGGTLDGQGTNLWACKASGKNCPKGATSLAFLNSDKISINGLTSINSQMFHIVVHGCRDAELQNIKISAPDESPNTDGIHIGRSSGVSITNSHIATGDDCIAVSPGTSNLFVQNVACGPGHGISIGSLGWVMDEAGVENVTVKSCVFSGTENGVRIKTWARPSNGFVRNVHYENLTMVNAENPIIIDQNYCPSNQNCPNQSSGVKISGVTYKDIHGTSATETGVNLKCSKSEPCTGIALDKIKLNYKNKTVDVVCGNTVQNMDGVIKPLRCLS; encoded by the exons ATGGCCATTTCAAGAATGCTCCAAATTATCATTGTCATATTTTTACACTACTTTTCAGCATCAATTCTAGCAGCAAACCCTACTTACAATGTCTTTTCCTACGGTGCAAAAGCCGACGGAAAATCCGACTGCACCAAGGCTTTTCAAGTTGCTTGGGACGCAGCTTGCGCCTCCGTGTCCCCGGCCACCATATATGTGCCACAAGGAAGGTACATTTTGGGAAATGCGTATTTCGACGGCAGCAAGTGCAAAAATAATGCCACAACCATACAGATTGATGGGACTCTTTCAGCCCCAACGAATTACAATGTCATTGGTAATAGTGTCCATTGGTTGAAATTCAAAAGAGTCACCGGAGTTTCTATCCGTGGCGGAACCCTAGATGGTCAAGGCACCAATTTGTGGGCCTGCAAAGCTTCCGGCAAGAATTGTCCAAAAGGAGCAACG TCACTAGCATTCCTCAACTCGGACAAAATAAGCATCAACGGATTAACTTCCATAAATAGCCAAATGTTCCACATCGTCGTCCACGGCTGCCGCGACGCAGAactccaaaatataaaaatctcCGCACCCGATGAAAGCCCCAACACCGACGGAATTCACATCGGGCGGTCGTCGGGAGTTTCCATCACCAACTCCCACATCGCCACTGGCGACGACTGCATCGCCGTGAGTCCCGGAACCTCCAACTTGTTCGTCCAAAACGTCGCATGCGGCCCGGGCCACGGCATAAG CATTGGAAGTCTAGGGTGGGTAATGGATGAAGCAGGAGTGGAAAATGTGACAGTGAAATCGTGTGTTTTTAGTGGAACAGAAAATGGTGTGAGAATAAAGACATGGGCAAGGCCAAGCAATGGATTTGTTAGAAATGTTCATTACGAGAATCTCACTATGGTTAATGCCGAAAACCCTATTATCATTGACCAGAATTATTGCCCCAGCAATCAAAATTGTCCCAATCAG TCGTCCGGTGTAAAGATTAGCGGCGTGACATATAAAGATATACATGGAACATCGGCGACGGAAACCGGAGTGAACTTGAAGTGCAGTAAATCGGAGCCATGCACCGGAATTGcactagataaaataaagctAAACTACAAGAATAAAACAGTTGATGTTGTATGTGGAAACACCGTTCAGAATATGGATGGAGTAATCAAGCCATTGAGATGCCTTTCATGA
- the LOC125197384 gene encoding zinc finger BED domain-containing protein RICESLEEPER 1-like, which produces MMEITEEEAVIVNSSRMKSVVWNDFDRVKKGETFGAICRHCKRTLSGSSTSGTSHLRNHLIRCRRRSNHDISQLLTRGKRKQTTLAVANFSCNQSAVRNEMVTVASANFEQGVEVRNMNVGSLCIDQRRSQLDLARMIIMHGYPLGMVEDVGFKTFLQNLQPLFDFVTVNGIEAECIELYKREKQRVYEELDKLPGKVSLSADRWATNRGSDYLCLVAHYIDDSWEVKKKILDFFSVDPSEAEDMLSELIMTSLRNWDIDRKLFSLTIDNLVTYDKIVYSIRDQLFQQRFLMCEGQLFDVRCAASTVKLLVRDVLETSLEITNKVRKTIQYIEGSRETQEKFNEIVQLVGINGQKWLSTDNPFQWNSTYVMLETALEYKEAFPQLQEHDPGFSMCPSGVDWDRLRGITSILKFFHEVSNVFVGHKLVTANSYFAEICDIHLQLIEWCHKSDDFISSLALKLKSKFDEYWKKCSLIMAIAAILDPRFKMKLVEYYYPQIYGDSAPDCVDIVSNCMKALYSGHASYSHLAAHGQSSSSESNGSVVKDRLSGFDRFLHETSASPNTKSDLDKYLEEPLFPRSADFSILNWWKVHEPRYPVLSMMARNILGIPISKVAPESLFDIGDRVLHHSWGAEKSDTLQALMCSQDWIRNEVEDPKTPVFALPVDAK; this is translated from the exons atgatggagatcacagaagaagaagcagTGATTGTCAATTCCAGTAGAATGAAATCGGTTGTGTGGAACGACTTCGACAGGGTTAAAAAAGGCGAAACTTTTGGTGCTATCTGTCGCCATTGTAAAAGAACACTCAGCGGATCGAGTACCAGTGGGACGTCTCATTTGAGAAACCATCTGATCAGGTGTCGTAGACGTTCGAACCATGATATAAGCCAGCTGTTGACGAGGGGAAAGAGGAAGCAAACCACTCTTGCCGTTGCCAACTTTAGTTGTAATCAATCTGCCGTGAGGAATGAGATGGTTACGGTTGCAAGTGCAAATTTTGAACAAGGGGTGGAAGTTAGAAATATGAATGTGGGAAGCTTATGTATTGATCAAAGGCGGAGTCAGCTGGATCTTGCGCGTATGATTATAATGCACGGATATCCTTTGGGTATGGTTGAGGATGTTGGCTTTAAAACCTTTCTTCAAAACCTCCAGCcgttgtttgattttgtgacAGTTAATGGAATTGAGGCTGAGTGTATAGAGTTATATAAAAGGGAGAAACAAAGAGTGTACGAGGAGTTGGATAAATTACCTGGGAAGGTCAGCCTTAGCGCAGATAGATGGGCTACGAATAGAGGCTCGGATTATCTCTGCTTGGTAGCACATTACATTGATGATTCTTGGGAAGTAAAGAAGAAGATTTTAGACTTTTTTTCTGTTGATCCTTCTGAAGCGGAAGACATGCTCTCAGAATTGATCATGACAAGTCTTAGGAATTGGGATATCGATCGAAAGTTGTTCTCACTGACTATTGATAATCTTGTGACATACGACAAAATTGTATATAGCATCAGAGACCAACTCTTTCAGCAGAGGTTCCTTATGTGTGAAGGACAATTATTTGATGTAAGATGTGCGGCAAGTACGGTGAAGTTATTGGTCCGAGATGTCCTGGAGACGTCACTTGAGATAACCAACAAAGTGCGGAAAACCATACAGTACATTGAAGGTTCTCGCGAAACACAAGAAAAGTTCAATGAGATAGTACAGTTAGTTGGTATAAATGGACAGAAATGGTTGTCCACCGACAATCCATTTCAGTGGAATTCTACGTATGTGATGCTCGAAACTGCTTTAGAGTATAAAGAAGCCTTCCCTCAGCTGCAAGAACATGATCCTGGCTTTTCAATGTGTCCTTCTGGCGTAGATTGGGATAGATTGAGGGGCATTACGAGCATCTTGAAGTTCTTTCATGAAGTGTCTAATGTCTTTGTTGGGCACAAACTTGTCACTGCGAATTCCTATTTTGCTGAGATTTGTGACATTCATTTACAGTTGATAGAATGGTGCCACAAGTCAGATGATTTTATCAGCTCGTTGGCATTGAAactgaaatcaaaatttgatgagTATTGGAAGAAATGCAGCCTGATTATGGCTATTGCAGCCATCTTAGATCCACGATTCAAGATGAAACTGGTGGAGTATTATTACCCCCAAATCTATGGTGATAGTGCTCCTGATTGCGTGGACATTGTTTCAAATTGTATGAAAGCTCTTTACAGTGGTCATGCTAGCTATTCACATTTAGCTGCTCACGGTCAAAGCTCATCTTCCGAAAGCAATGGCAGTGTTGTTAAGGACAGGCTTAGTGGGTTCGACAGATTTCTCCATGAAACTTCAGCTAGCCCAAACACAAAATCAGACTTAGACAAGTATTTAGAGGAGCCACTCTTCCCTCGTAGTGCTgattttagtatattaaacTGGTGGAAAGTTCATGAACCAAGATATCCTGTGCTTTCAATGATGGCACGCAACATATTGGGGATTCCAATATCAAAAGTTGCACCGGAGTCCCTATTTGATATTGGAGATAGAGTCCTTCATCATTCTTGGGGTGCCGAGAAGTCTGATACTCTGCAAGCTTTGATGTGTTCTCAAGACTGGATACGAAATGAAGTGGAAG ATCCCAAAACTCCGGTGTTTGCTTTGCCCGTCGATGCAAAATAG